From a single Streptomyces liliifuscus genomic region:
- a CDS encoding carbohydrate ABC transporter permease has translation MVATQTAKPVSASGAEHTASVPGAAPSRIRRLGRAVLPGPAPGANGAALYRRWWLPWLWTAPAIVCAVVFGVFPFLNTLLLSFTDAKPLGGAASFVGLDNYTRMLDDSDFWLATRNSILYALVVVPLMVLLPLLLAVLVEKNLPGIGFFRSAFYTPVLASSVVVGLSWQWLLADDGLVNTWLEKAHLIRDAIPFLSDSWLILFSAMGLTLWKGLGWYMIFYLAALGNVPKELHEAASMDGAGAVRRFWHITVPGVRQAMMLVGTLTGIGSLRVFTELYMLGGPTGGPGGADRTLPFYIKDVGLDPITGNAGYGSAVSVALFLLTLGLTLLAQRLTREDES, from the coding sequence ATCGTGGCGACGCAGACCGCGAAGCCGGTGTCCGCGTCCGGTGCGGAGCACACAGCCTCCGTGCCGGGCGCGGCCCCGTCCCGCATACGCCGACTGGGCCGGGCGGTGCTGCCCGGCCCCGCTCCCGGCGCCAACGGCGCCGCGCTGTACCGCCGTTGGTGGCTGCCCTGGCTGTGGACCGCCCCCGCGATCGTCTGCGCGGTGGTCTTCGGCGTGTTCCCGTTCCTCAACACGCTCCTGCTGTCGTTCACCGACGCCAAGCCGCTCGGCGGCGCCGCGAGCTTCGTCGGGCTCGACAACTACACCCGGATGCTGGACGACTCGGACTTCTGGCTGGCGACCCGCAACAGCATCCTGTACGCGCTGGTCGTCGTACCGCTGATGGTGCTGCTGCCGCTGCTGCTGGCCGTCCTGGTGGAGAAGAACCTGCCGGGCATCGGGTTCTTCCGCTCCGCCTTCTACACCCCGGTCCTCGCCTCCAGCGTGGTCGTCGGTCTGAGCTGGCAGTGGCTGCTGGCCGACGACGGGCTGGTCAACACCTGGCTGGAGAAGGCCCATCTGATCAGGGACGCCATCCCGTTCCTGTCCGACTCGTGGCTGATCCTGTTCTCCGCGATGGGCCTGACCCTGTGGAAGGGGCTCGGCTGGTACATGATCTTCTACCTGGCCGCGCTGGGGAACGTGCCGAAGGAACTGCACGAGGCGGCGTCCATGGACGGCGCCGGTGCGGTCCGCCGCTTCTGGCACATCACCGTGCCGGGTGTGCGACAGGCCATGATGCTGGTCGGCACCCTCACCGGCATCGGCTCGCTGCGCGTGTTCACCGAGCTCTACATGCTCGGCGGCCCCACCGGCGGACCCGGTGGCGCGGACCGCACGCTGCCCTTCTACATCAAGGACGTCGGCCTCGACCCGATCACCGGCAACGCCGGCTACGGCTCGGCGGTCAGTGTGGCGCTGTTCCTGCTGACGCTGGGGCTGACCCTGCTGGCGCAGCGGCTGACGAGGGAGGACGAGTCATGA
- a CDS encoding carbohydrate ABC transporter permease yields MTTATAASNATETAPRRRLLPRWRDYGRPRELVVRYLLLLFVLGITVGPLVWQLLASLKSTGEDVFGAHASLFPHEPTLRAYRAVFDQVPVATYIRNSMFVVVLSVGSQLLFSTTAGYMLSKPNWKGRKAVWVVLIASMMFPFESIMVSLFLSIRDLGLVDNLVGVWLPGFVGAINVLLMRAAFMAVPREIEDAAMLDGAGEWQRFRHLYLPSAWGAILVVTINTFISAWDDFLWPLIVLRSEEHMTLTLGLSRLQSSSFGYDQRVVMAGSVISVIPVLVLFVITQRWFYKGVSSGAVKL; encoded by the coding sequence ATGACGACCGCGACCGCGGCCTCGAACGCGACCGAGACCGCACCTCGCAGGAGGCTGCTCCCGCGCTGGCGGGACTACGGCCGCCCCCGCGAACTGGTCGTCCGCTACCTGCTGTTGCTCTTCGTGCTCGGCATCACCGTCGGGCCGTTGGTCTGGCAGCTCCTGGCATCGCTGAAGAGCACCGGCGAGGACGTCTTCGGCGCGCACGCCTCGCTGTTTCCGCACGAGCCGACCCTGCGGGCCTACCGGGCGGTCTTCGACCAGGTGCCGGTGGCCACGTACATCAGGAACAGCATGTTCGTGGTCGTCCTGTCGGTCGGCAGCCAGTTGCTGTTCTCCACCACGGCCGGCTACATGCTCTCCAAGCCCAACTGGAAGGGCCGCAAGGCGGTCTGGGTCGTGCTGATCGCCTCGATGATGTTCCCCTTCGAGTCGATCATGGTGTCGCTGTTCCTGAGCATCCGGGACCTGGGTCTGGTGGACAACCTGGTGGGCGTGTGGCTGCCCGGGTTCGTCGGTGCCATCAACGTGCTGCTGATGCGCGCCGCGTTCATGGCGGTGCCGCGCGAGATCGAGGACGCGGCGATGCTCGACGGCGCGGGCGAGTGGCAGCGCTTCCGGCACCTGTATCTGCCGTCCGCGTGGGGCGCGATCCTGGTGGTCACCATCAACACGTTCATCAGCGCCTGGGACGACTTCCTCTGGCCGCTGATCGTGCTGCGCTCGGAGGAGCACATGACGCTGACGCTCGGTCTCTCGCGGTTGCAGAGTTCGTCGTTCGGCTATGACCAGCGGGTGGTGATGGCCGGTTCGGTGATCTCCGTCATCCCGGTGCTGGTGCTGTTCGTGATCACCCAGCGGTGGTTCTACAAGGGGGTCTCGTCGGGGGCCGTGAAGCTCTGA
- a CDS encoding extracellular solute-binding protein gives MRARRLTGSLAWLVVLTLTAAGCGLSGGSDDGGATAGGCKVDKGNVGSGKLTGDVDGKITFQTTNLKKDFGDFFNGVIKDFEKANPGTSVKWIDDPGDSTFTQRTVADAQGCTMPDVINVDAPTATALTKAGYLLDVGVKDPDAAKPFVPAFWKSSTYKDASGKAAHSVLPWYTGGVLLTYNTDMLKKAGIDPAKPPKTMFGLFADYEKIAKSAKGKYYATMANPIWRIPADWDQMDIKTLSADGKSAVFADDPRTAQWVAWMARLYKEGAMPKDSLSSSNDPSTPYSQGQVAYGSTNPSFVRFVKQNSPSVYAKTGVGQQPFDALGHTTAAPQYISVAATSKHAPTALAFAKFLTNAENQTAWCKDPNVVIFPTTTTSLDDPFFQNATGSDPFSQARKLVAEQLKTTTAYQTNLSPAVQKAIVSQVQLAMQGKKSPEQAVKDAQEKADDLLKQAG, from the coding sequence ATGCGCGCAAGAAGACTGACCGGATCCCTGGCCTGGCTCGTCGTACTGACGTTGACGGCCGCAGGCTGCGGCCTCTCCGGCGGCTCCGACGACGGTGGCGCCACCGCGGGCGGTTGCAAGGTCGACAAGGGAAACGTCGGGTCGGGCAAGCTCACCGGTGACGTCGACGGAAAGATCACTTTCCAGACGACCAACCTGAAGAAGGACTTCGGGGACTTCTTCAACGGGGTGATCAAGGACTTCGAGAAGGCCAACCCCGGCACCTCGGTCAAGTGGATCGACGACCCCGGCGACAGCACGTTCACCCAGCGCACCGTCGCCGACGCCCAGGGCTGCACCATGCCGGACGTGATCAACGTCGACGCCCCCACGGCGACCGCACTCACCAAGGCCGGCTACCTCCTCGACGTGGGCGTCAAGGACCCTGACGCCGCCAAGCCGTTCGTCCCGGCGTTCTGGAAGTCCAGCACCTACAAGGACGCCTCGGGGAAGGCGGCGCACAGCGTGCTGCCCTGGTACACCGGCGGCGTCCTCCTCACCTACAACACCGACATGCTGAAGAAGGCCGGGATCGACCCGGCGAAGCCGCCGAAGACCATGTTCGGCCTGTTCGCCGACTACGAGAAGATCGCCAAGTCGGCCAAGGGCAAGTACTACGCGACGATGGCCAACCCGATCTGGCGGATCCCTGCCGACTGGGACCAGATGGACATCAAGACGCTGTCCGCGGACGGCAAGTCCGCCGTCTTCGCCGACGATCCGAGGACCGCCCAGTGGGTGGCCTGGATGGCGAGGCTGTACAAGGAGGGCGCCATGCCGAAGGACTCGCTGTCCTCCAGCAACGACCCCTCCACGCCGTACAGCCAGGGCCAGGTCGCCTACGGTTCGACCAACCCGAGCTTCGTGCGCTTCGTGAAGCAGAACAGCCCGTCGGTGTACGCCAAGACCGGTGTGGGCCAGCAGCCCTTCGACGCGCTCGGCCACACCACGGCCGCCCCTCAGTACATCTCGGTCGCCGCGACCAGCAAGCACGCCCCCACCGCGCTGGCGTTCGCCAAGTTCCTCACCAACGCCGAGAACCAGACGGCCTGGTGCAAGGACCCGAACGTCGTGATCTTCCCGACGACCACGACCTCGCTGGACGACCCGTTCTTCCAGAACGCGACCGGCAGCGACCCCTTCTCCCAGGCCCGCAAGCTCGTCGCCGAGCAGCTCAAGACCACCACGGCCTACCAGACCAACCTCTCCCCGGCCGTGCAGAAGGCCATCGTGTCCCAGGTGCAGCTGGCCATGCAGGGCAAGAAGAGCCCGGAGCAGGCCGTGAAGGACGCCCAGGAGAAGGCCGACGACCTGCTGAAGCAGGCAGGCTGA
- a CDS encoding glycoside hydrolase family 3 N-terminal domain-containing protein — translation MPTPEHAAARPEQTPEVSRDHDTRSPLYLDPDAAVDARVADLLARMTLREKAGQLNQRMYGWDAYRRTPDGFELTEELYAETDRFAGLGALYGLLRADAWSGIDHSTGVGAADGATLADLVQRHVMESSRLGIPALLVEEVPHGLMALDGTVLPVNLAVGATWDPELYEQAAAHAAAELRARGGHVALVSALDLARDPRWGRTEECFGEDPYLAARLTEALVRGMQGRSGCADGQFAEDKAAVVLKHFAGQGATVGGRNSAESELGPRELHEIHLPAARAGVRAGAAAVMAAYNEVDGVPCAGNRALLDGLLRRRWGFDGLVMADGLAVDRLARITGDTVSAGALALNAGVDLSLWDDGFTHLEEAVERGLVQEDVLDAAVARVLRLKFRLGLFERPCVEGRLTPPSPDRGRELSTALARGAVTLLHDDGGVLPVRPTVSRIAVLGPHAAATAHQLGDYTAPQSPGAGASLLDGLRRLAPRGVDVRHARGCALTGDDLSGIPEAIAQAGGSDLAVLALGGSSARTPETDFAANGAALGAVSEMTCGEGVDLAGLRLGRAQHALLEAVVATGTPTVVVLVQGRPHAVPEAAERAAALLTAWYPGPWGGDAIAEVLLGLAEPLGRLPVSVPRSAAQLPVYYNHKDTEYGTYVDEDAEPLHSFGHGLSYTTFDYGPPSLSGHTVAVDVTNTGERAGRTVVQLYIRRLVTPVWPRTLELRAFRSVELDPGETRTVVIPLGADQLAQVGADLETAVLPGTMEIRVAASARAALNAVPAVLRIGD, via the coding sequence ATGCCGACTCCGGAACACGCGGCCGCCCGGCCCGAGCAGACACCCGAGGTCTCCCGGGACCACGACACGCGGAGCCCCCTCTATCTGGACCCGGACGCCGCCGTCGACGCCCGGGTCGCCGACCTGCTCGCCCGGATGACCCTGCGGGAGAAGGCCGGTCAGCTCAACCAGCGGATGTACGGCTGGGACGCCTACCGCCGCACCCCGGACGGCTTCGAACTCACCGAGGAGCTGTACGCCGAGACCGACCGCTTCGCCGGCCTCGGCGCCCTGTACGGACTACTGCGCGCCGACGCCTGGTCGGGCATCGACCACTCGACCGGCGTGGGCGCGGCCGACGGCGCCACGCTCGCCGACCTGGTGCAGCGCCATGTCATGGAAAGCAGCCGCCTCGGCATCCCGGCGCTCCTCGTCGAGGAGGTCCCGCACGGCCTGATGGCCCTGGACGGCACGGTCCTGCCGGTCAACCTGGCCGTCGGAGCCACCTGGGATCCCGAGCTGTACGAGCAGGCCGCCGCCCATGCCGCGGCCGAACTGCGGGCCCGCGGCGGCCATGTCGCCCTCGTCTCGGCCCTGGACCTCGCGCGCGACCCCCGCTGGGGCCGTACCGAGGAGTGCTTCGGCGAGGACCCGTATCTGGCCGCCCGCCTCACCGAGGCGCTCGTGCGCGGCATGCAGGGTCGATCCGGTTGCGCGGACGGGCAGTTCGCCGAGGACAAAGCAGCCGTGGTGCTCAAGCACTTCGCCGGACAGGGCGCCACCGTCGGCGGCCGCAACTCCGCGGAGTCCGAGCTCGGGCCCCGCGAACTCCACGAGATCCATCTCCCCGCCGCCCGGGCCGGGGTCCGGGCGGGCGCCGCCGCCGTCATGGCCGCCTACAACGAGGTGGACGGCGTCCCCTGCGCCGGGAACCGTGCCCTCCTCGACGGGCTGCTGCGTCGCCGCTGGGGCTTCGATGGGCTGGTCATGGCGGACGGCCTGGCCGTCGACCGGCTGGCCCGGATCACCGGCGACACGGTCTCGGCGGGCGCCCTCGCGCTCAACGCGGGTGTCGACCTGAGTCTGTGGGACGACGGCTTCACGCACCTGGAAGAGGCCGTCGAGCGCGGACTCGTCCAGGAGGACGTGCTCGACGCCGCCGTCGCCCGGGTGCTGCGTCTGAAGTTCCGCCTCGGTCTGTTCGAACGGCCTTGTGTCGAAGGCCGGTTGACTCCTCCGTCCCCGGACCGTGGCCGGGAACTGAGCACCGCCCTGGCCCGAGGCGCGGTCACCCTCCTCCACGACGACGGGGGAGTCCTGCCCGTCCGCCCGACGGTGTCCCGCATCGCGGTCCTGGGCCCGCACGCCGCCGCCACCGCCCACCAACTCGGCGACTACACGGCCCCGCAGAGCCCAGGCGCCGGCGCCAGTCTCCTGGACGGGCTGCGGCGACTCGCCCCGCGCGGAGTGGACGTCCGCCACGCCCGCGGCTGCGCCCTCACCGGCGACGACCTCTCGGGGATACCCGAGGCCATCGCCCAGGCCGGCGGCTCCGACCTGGCCGTGCTCGCGCTCGGCGGCAGCAGCGCCCGTACCCCCGAGACCGACTTCGCCGCCAACGGCGCGGCCCTCGGGGCCGTGTCCGAGATGACCTGCGGAGAGGGCGTCGACCTCGCGGGGCTGCGGCTCGGCAGGGCCCAACACGCCCTGCTGGAAGCCGTCGTGGCGACCGGCACCCCCACGGTCGTGGTCCTGGTGCAGGGCCGTCCGCACGCCGTCCCGGAGGCGGCGGAACGCGCGGCCGCGCTGCTCACCGCCTGGTACCCGGGCCCGTGGGGCGGCGACGCGATCGCCGAGGTACTGCTCGGCCTTGCCGAACCCCTCGGCCGCCTCCCCGTCTCCGTACCCCGGTCGGCCGCGCAACTGCCCGTCTACTACAACCACAAGGACACCGAGTACGGGACTTACGTGGACGAAGACGCCGAGCCGCTCCACTCCTTCGGGCACGGGCTGTCGTACACGACCTTCGACTACGGGCCGCCGAGTCTGTCCGGGCACACCGTCGCGGTCGATGTCACCAACACCGGGGAACGGGCCGGGCGTACCGTCGTCCAGCTCTACATCCGCCGGCTGGTCACGCCCGTGTGGCCGCGCACGCTCGAACTGCGTGCGTTCAGGAGCGTAGAGCTCGATCCCGGGGAGACCCGCACGGTCGTCATCCCGCTCGGCGCCGACCAACTCGCGCAGGTCGGCGCCGACTTGGAGACGGCCGTGCTGCCCGGCACCATGGAGATCCGGGTCGCGGCATCGGCGCGGGCCGCGCTGAACGCCGTACCGGCCGTGCTGCGGATCGGGGACTGA
- a CDS encoding peptidyl-prolyl cis-trans isomerase, which translates to MSEHVHARSHPPGVPAHAHLPAGVAALVHGDALAAAHVDALLRVVPPRDPVTRPDASARAERQRRRWATQVVVVDELARRACAERGLRPPEEVRPAQVLAVAEEDVADLGSIVAAVLAHSPAARVLLAALESEQDVPESAVRDYYDRNPDRFLTPDALRRGVDPFGGTDTSDRLPYGGVREGVAQELRRSAGRRAFFAWLDRARAGVVYAAGHEHPGDPSHPDHEHRH; encoded by the coding sequence ATGAGCGAGCACGTACACGCGCGTTCGCATCCACCCGGCGTCCCGGCGCACGCCCATCTGCCCGCGGGAGTTGCCGCGCTCGTGCACGGTGACGCTCTCGCCGCGGCGCACGTGGACGCGTTGCTGAGGGTCGTACCGCCGCGCGATCCCGTGACCCGTCCCGACGCGTCGGCGCGCGCGGAACGGCAGCGGCGGCGCTGGGCGACCCAGGTGGTCGTCGTGGACGAACTGGCCCGCCGGGCCTGCGCCGAGCGCGGTCTGAGACCCCCCGAAGAGGTCCGGCCGGCGCAGGTGCTCGCCGTGGCCGAGGAGGACGTCGCGGATCTCGGCAGCATCGTCGCCGCGGTGCTCGCCCACTCCCCGGCCGCGCGCGTCCTGCTCGCCGCGCTGGAGAGCGAGCAGGACGTGCCGGAGTCGGCGGTCCGGGACTACTACGACCGCAACCCGGACCGCTTCCTCACCCCGGACGCCCTGCGACGCGGGGTCGACCCCTTCGGTGGGACGGACACCTCTGACCGCCTGCCCTACGGGGGCGTACGCGAGGGTGTCGCCCAGGAGTTGCGCCGGTCCGCCGGCCGGCGTGCCTTCTTCGCCTGGCTCGACCGGGCGCGCGCCGGGGTGGTGTACGCCGCCGGGCACGAGCACCCCGGCGATCCGTCGCACCCGGACCACGAGCACCGGCACTGA
- a CDS encoding glycoside hydrolase family 38 N-terminal domain-containing protein: MRVTSVESTELFVGTTEQPRQIVAVELSHTPGRTVRLTVEGSGVAGEALATVADDGTARAEIPVRTGLAPGERRDISVTATDVIATDEAQVAVQPAEFTAAEPGWTMFMVSHFHYDPVWWNTQGAYTETWDVADDPASTGLPARTFDSRGQSGMSLVRAHCDLARRDPAYTFVLAEVDYLKPYWDAFPEERAFLRELLRTGRVEIMGGTYNEPNTNLTGAEATIRNAVYGDGFQRAVMGASPETAWQLDAFGHDPQFPGLMADAGLSSSSWARGPFHQWGPTLSVFGEEPRDPNRMQFPAEFSWIAPSGRGLLTAYMVNHYGAGWAIDNAPTLPEAQAAALKLFKGLKQVALTRNVLLPVGGDYAPPCRWVMDIHRDWNARYVWPRFVSAVPRDFFAAVRAELDAEGRTASPQTRDMNPVYTGKDVSYIDTKQAQRYGETLLADAEAWATLASLVTGHPYPDAALDKAWRQLIYGAHHDAITGSESDQVYIDLLTGWRELADLAETVHADATDALARHVAPLPGGGPDLVVFNSATWQRQDVLTVDDPGLVPLDDTGLPLPAVRENGELRVIVPEVPGMGLKALPLARGTVSEWTPGEGTTIRNEFYELTVDPGRGGGVSRLRALVEGGRDLLRAGDIGNELVVQEEYPRHPRFGEGPWHLTPTGTTAARSRDVTANVRVEHSPAGSRVTVTADLGLFRYTQRLCLWKGVARLDVSTTVDGYDGADRLIRVRWPSDVRGGLPVHEVADAVIGRGFGFVEVDSERFPWTLDNPANTWFGLGSTARAEIRDDSGALLGHRSIGVAELVHSSWDEAGELGTPLAAALVRAGVTATSTIADGPRYGDLEIDSNLPDIRIAVGGPERNTVVAEALGWDPAAGRELRRQLTGHGVAAVWVAPRASLREEWVPGADLRDLERLPLLVVAGARPQDDAKAVDALVADLDDAILRATAAGGGEALPPGDAWDGRSFAVLNRGTPGCVVTSSGDLYMSLMRSCTGWPSGIWIDPPRRTAPDGSAFQLQRWSHTFEYAVVGGEGDWRKLGLPRTGHAYNHPLTARLRDGNASDTSDAPDVSEVPDASPEAPVLPRRATLLGLEPEGEVLLDALKPVGSPLARGSVAPADPVRGVVVRMHEVSGRPVRARVRGPLPWTAGTRADVLENPGAPLTPDQEGVLDVELTGFEVATVLATPGDGRTPHGPGIAVHEPAQPVHTRYWLHNSGPAPRGNMPVAVYVSPTALTVSGSPVTATVRVSSELTDAPVSGTVALRVPPGWSAEPAQLPYALGPGGFTLSEVTVTPAPDATPGRHWLAALLSYGGQTYEDVVALDVPGTVPEGEPDGRTGPTLVSSLGVERIRVRAGELGRVPVTVRNTTRGPVDGTLWAVSSWGTWPGVGPGCQGFTVPAGERLECAIEVDGRAVPPGSYWLMAKIAWHGNVAYTEAVPLEVLP; encoded by the coding sequence ATGCGCGTCACCTCTGTCGAGTCGACCGAGCTCTTCGTCGGAACCACCGAGCAGCCGCGCCAGATCGTGGCCGTCGAGCTGAGCCACACCCCCGGCCGGACCGTCCGGCTCACCGTCGAGGGCTCCGGTGTCGCCGGGGAGGCCCTCGCCACGGTGGCCGACGACGGCACCGCGCGCGCCGAGATACCCGTGCGCACGGGCCTCGCGCCGGGCGAGCGCCGCGACATCTCGGTGACCGCGACCGATGTGATCGCCACCGACGAGGCCCAAGTGGCCGTGCAACCCGCCGAGTTCACGGCGGCGGAGCCGGGCTGGACGATGTTCATGGTCAGCCACTTCCACTACGACCCCGTCTGGTGGAACACCCAGGGCGCGTACACCGAGACCTGGGACGTCGCCGACGACCCTGCGTCGACGGGGCTGCCCGCGCGCACCTTCGACTCCCGGGGCCAGTCCGGCATGAGTCTCGTCCGGGCCCACTGCGATCTGGCGCGCCGCGACCCCGCGTACACCTTCGTGCTCGCGGAGGTCGACTACCTCAAGCCGTACTGGGACGCGTTCCCCGAGGAGCGCGCCTTCCTCCGGGAGCTGCTGCGGACCGGCCGGGTGGAGATCATGGGCGGCACCTACAACGAGCCCAACACCAATCTCACCGGCGCCGAGGCCACCATCCGCAACGCCGTCTACGGGGACGGTTTCCAACGGGCCGTCATGGGCGCGTCGCCGGAGACGGCCTGGCAGCTGGACGCCTTCGGGCACGACCCGCAGTTCCCGGGGCTGATGGCCGACGCGGGGCTGTCCTCCAGCTCGTGGGCGCGCGGCCCCTTCCACCAGTGGGGTCCCACCCTCTCCGTGTTCGGCGAGGAGCCCCGGGACCCGAACCGGATGCAGTTCCCCGCCGAGTTCTCCTGGATCGCCCCCTCGGGGCGCGGGCTGCTGACCGCGTACATGGTCAACCACTACGGCGCGGGCTGGGCCATCGACAACGCGCCGACACTGCCCGAGGCCCAGGCGGCCGCGCTCAAGCTCTTCAAGGGCCTCAAGCAGGTCGCGCTCACCCGCAACGTGCTGCTCCCGGTCGGCGGGGACTACGCGCCGCCGTGCCGCTGGGTCATGGACATCCACCGCGACTGGAACGCCCGGTACGTCTGGCCGCGCTTCGTCAGCGCCGTGCCGCGCGACTTCTTCGCCGCCGTGCGGGCCGAGCTGGACGCCGAGGGGCGCACGGCGTCACCGCAGACCCGGGACATGAACCCCGTCTACACCGGCAAGGACGTCTCCTACATCGACACCAAGCAGGCCCAGCGGTACGGGGAGACGCTGCTCGCCGACGCCGAGGCGTGGGCGACACTCGCCTCGCTCGTCACCGGGCACCCCTATCCGGACGCGGCCCTCGACAAGGCGTGGCGGCAGCTGATCTACGGCGCCCATCACGACGCCATCACCGGCTCGGAGTCCGACCAGGTCTACATCGACCTGCTCACCGGGTGGCGGGAACTGGCGGACCTCGCTGAGACCGTGCACGCCGACGCGACCGACGCCCTCGCCCGGCACGTGGCCCCGCTGCCGGGCGGCGGCCCCGACCTGGTGGTGTTCAACTCCGCGACCTGGCAGCGGCAGGACGTACTGACCGTCGACGACCCCGGACTCGTACCGCTCGACGACACAGGTCTTCCGCTGCCCGCCGTGCGGGAGAACGGCGAACTGCGTGTGATCGTGCCGGAGGTCCCCGGCATGGGGCTCAAGGCGCTTCCGCTCGCGCGGGGCACGGTCTCCGAGTGGACGCCGGGCGAAGGCACCACGATCCGCAACGAGTTCTACGAGCTGACCGTGGACCCGGGACGCGGCGGCGGGGTGAGCCGGCTGCGCGCGCTCGTCGAGGGCGGGCGGGATCTGCTGCGCGCCGGCGACATCGGCAACGAACTGGTCGTGCAGGAGGAGTACCCGCGGCACCCCCGCTTCGGCGAGGGGCCCTGGCATCTCACCCCGACCGGAACCACGGCCGCCCGCAGCCGCGATGTGACCGCCAACGTCCGGGTCGAGCACTCCCCCGCCGGCTCCCGCGTCACCGTCACCGCCGACCTGGGCCTCTTCCGCTACACCCAGCGGCTGTGCCTGTGGAAGGGAGTGGCGCGACTGGACGTGTCCACCACCGTCGACGGGTACGACGGCGCCGACCGGCTGATCCGGGTCCGCTGGCCCTCCGACGTGCGGGGCGGGCTGCCGGTGCACGAGGTGGCCGACGCCGTCATCGGCCGCGGGTTCGGCTTCGTGGAGGTCGACAGCGAGCGGTTCCCCTGGACGCTGGACAACCCGGCCAACACCTGGTTCGGCCTCGGCTCCACGGCCCGCGCCGAGATCCGCGACGACTCGGGCGCGCTCCTCGGCCACCGTTCGATCGGCGTGGCCGAACTCGTCCACTCCTCCTGGGACGAGGCCGGTGAACTCGGCACCCCGCTCGCGGCGGCCCTGGTCCGCGCGGGCGTCACCGCGACCTCGACGATCGCCGACGGACCGCGCTACGGCGACCTGGAGATCGACTCCAACCTGCCCGACATCCGTATCGCCGTCGGCGGCCCCGAACGCAACACCGTCGTCGCGGAAGCGCTCGGCTGGGACCCGGCCGCCGGACGCGAACTGCGCCGGCAACTGACCGGCCACGGCGTGGCGGCCGTCTGGGTCGCGCCGCGCGCGAGCCTGCGCGAGGAGTGGGTCCCCGGAGCCGACCTCCGCGACCTCGAACGGCTGCCGCTGCTCGTCGTGGCGGGCGCCCGCCCGCAGGACGACGCCAAGGCGGTCGACGCGCTGGTGGCCGACCTGGACGACGCGATCCTGCGGGCCACGGCGGCGGGCGGCGGCGAGGCCCTGCCACCGGGCGACGCCTGGGACGGCCGCAGCTTCGCCGTCCTCAACCGCGGTACACCCGGCTGTGTGGTCACGTCGTCCGGGGACCTCTACATGTCGCTGATGCGCTCGTGCACGGGCTGGCCCTCGGGCATCTGGATCGACCCGCCCCGCCGAACCGCCCCCGACGGCTCGGCGTTCCAGCTCCAGCGGTGGTCGCACACCTTCGAGTACGCCGTGGTGGGCGGCGAGGGCGACTGGCGGAAGCTGGGACTGCCGCGCACCGGCCACGCGTACAACCACCCACTCACGGCACGACTGCGCGACGGCAACGCCTCGGACACCTCGGATGCACCCGATGTATCCGAGGTGCCGGACGCATCGCCGGAGGCTCCCGTCCTGCCGAGGAGAGCGACCCTGCTGGGACTGGAGCCGGAGGGCGAGGTCCTGCTCGACGCGCTCAAACCGGTCGGCTCGCCGCTGGCCCGCGGCAGCGTGGCCCCGGCGGACCCGGTCCGCGGAGTCGTCGTACGGATGCACGAGGTGTCCGGTCGCCCGGTCCGGGCCCGGGTGCGGGGTCCGTTGCCGTGGACGGCCGGAACCCGCGCCGACGTCCTGGAGAACCCCGGAGCACCGCTGACCCCGGACCAGGAAGGGGTTCTCGACGTCGAGCTGACCGGGTTCGAGGTCGCGACGGTCCTGGCGACTCCCGGGGACGGACGGACGCCGCACGGCCCCGGCATCGCCGTACACGAGCCCGCGCAACCCGTCCACACCCGGTACTGGCTGCACAACTCCGGCCCCGCCCCGCGCGGCAACATGCCCGTCGCGGTGTACGTCTCGCCGACCGCGCTCACCGTCTCCGGGAGCCCCGTGACCGCGACGGTCCGCGTCAGTTCGGAGCTCACCGACGCCCCGGTGTCGGGCACGGTCGCCCTGCGCGTACCGCCCGGCTGGTCCGCCGAACCCGCCCAACTGCCGTACGCGCTGGGCCCCGGCGGATTCACCCTCTCCGAGGTCACCGTCACCCCCGCCCCCGACGCCACCCCCGGCCGCCACTGGCTCGCCGCGCTGCTGTCGTACGGCGGTCAGACGTACGAGGATGTCGTGGCCCTCGACGTTCCGGGCACCGTCCCGGAGGGCGAGCCGGACGGTCGTACAGGACCAACTCTCGTGTCGAGTCTGGGAGTTGAACGGATCAGGGTACGCGCGGGCGAACTCGGCCGCGTTCCGGTGACCGTGCGCAACACCACCCGTGGTCCGGTCGACGGCACCCTGTGGGCGGTGTCGTCGTGGGGCACCTGGCCGGGGGTGGGCCCGGGCTGCCAGGGCTTCACCGTGCCCGCCGGGGAGCGGCTGGAGTGCGCGATCGAAGTGGACGGCCGTGCGGTGCCGCCCGGGTCGTACTGGCTGATGGCGAAGATCGCCTGGCACGGCAACGTCGCCTACACCGAGGCCGTACCGCTGGAGGTGCTGCCATGA